A portion of the Thunnus albacares chromosome 23, fThuAlb1.1, whole genome shotgun sequence genome contains these proteins:
- the LOC122974906 gene encoding E3 ubiquitin-protein ligase TRIM39-like yields MASASSLLCEEQLLCSICLCAFTEPVSTPCGHNYCKSCITGYWATSNVAQCPLCKKKFRRRPQLQVNTEFRDMVEHFNNMRVRGADESLAQQGEVPCDVCLGLKLKAQKTCLVCLASYCQSHLEPHQRVPALKKHKLIDPVLNLEDRVCKKHDKMFEFFCRTDQMCVCFLCLKDDHAMHETVPLEHVVRERKTWIETLMSEIKTMEITKSVSVKRIQYSLEQRKKESDKEIADVVEVFTALVASLQRGQAELIEVIKEKQKAAVKTAEDHMAQLELEVTELKRRRSEMEQLLQTEDHLHLLQSWPSLCFPAHTEYLHNPLSHSTNPFTQDGSDMSRQSCVGMVKKAVAKIEKTLNNEMETLIQEVKFSDGCEAAEQTDVAGKQTTDKFIKEVWNPPQDKLMMIQLYDEVDVTMDAYTANARLTVSEDGKQLRLNEGNQLSPSLFARRFEHQSFVLGKDGFSSGRFYYEVQVSQSTHWVLGVVKESINKQTFLFPNPEEGGWTFSGIRSLFEQHYFPNTRNPLADPVYLSQRPQTVGVFVDYEKGEVSFYDVDTRTLIYSFTGCTFFETAPALKTLLYTLAGTSLSNRPKLYPIFGLFGDHDDSLIITPVGHTD; encoded by the coding sequence ATGGCCTCAGCCAGCAGTCTCCTGTGTGAAGAACAACTTCTGTGTTCAATCTGTCTATGTGCGTTCACTGAGCCTGTCTCTACTCCATGCGGACACAACTACTGCAAGTCTTGTATCACAGGGTACTGGGCCACCAGTAACGTGGCACAGTGTCCACTCTGTAAGAAGAAGTTCCGCAGAAGACCACAGCTTCAGGTCAACACAGAGTTCAGAGATATGGTGGAGCATTTCAACAACATGAGGGTGAGGGGTGCAGATGAGAGCCTTGCCCAACAAGGGGAGGTGCCCTGTGACGTCTGCCTTGGGCTAAAGCTCAAGGCCCAGAAGACGTGTCTGGTGTGTTTGGCCTCGTACTGCCAGTCTCACCTGGAGCCTCATCAGAGAGTACCAGCCCTTAAGAAGCACAAGCTGATCGATCCTGTGTTAAACCTGGAGGACAGGGTTTGTAAGAAGCATGACAAGATGTTTGAGTTCTTCTGTCGCACAGAccagatgtgtgtttgtttcttgtgtttgaAAGACGACCATGCAATGCATGAAACCGTCCCATTAGAGCACGTTGTCAGAGAGAGGAAAACCTGGATTGAGACATTGATGTCAGAAATAAAAACGATGGAAATCACTAAATCCGTGAGTGTTAAGAGAATCCAATACTCACttgaacagagaaagaaagagtcaGACAAAGAGATAGCAGACGTTGTTGAGGTTTTCACTGCTCTGGTGGCCTCCCTACAAAGAGGGCAGGCTGAGCTGATTGAGGTGATCAAGGAGAAGCAGAAAGCAGCAGTGAAGACAGCTGAAGACCACATGGCACAGCTGGAACTAGAAGTCACTGAGCTAAAGAGGAGAAGGTCTGAGATGGAGCAGCTTTTACAAACAGAggaccacctccacctcctgcaGAGCTGGCCCTCCCTCTGCTTCCCTGCACACACTGAGTACCTACACAACCCTCTGTCACACTCCACCAATCCATTTACACAAGATGGCTCCGACATGAGTCGTCAGAGCTGTGTGGGGATGGTGAAAAAAGCAGTGGCTAAGATAGAAAAGACACTCAATAATGAGATGGAGACACTCATTCAAGAGGTCAAGTTTAGTGATGGCTGTGAGGCTGCTGAACAGACTGATGTTGCTggaaaacagacaacagacaaGTTTATTAAAGAAGTGTGGAATCCACCTCAGGACAAGCTGATGATGATCCAGCTGTACGATGAAGTGGACGTGACTATGGATGCCTACACAGCCAATGCCAGACTTACGGTGTCTGAGGATGGGAAACAACTGAGACTTAATGAAGGCAATCAATTGTCGCCATCTTTATTTGCAAGAAGATTTGAACATCAATCCTTCGTCCTTGGGAAAGATGGTTTTTCCTCAGGCAGGTTCTACTATGAGGTCCAGGTCAGTCAAAGTACCCACTGGGTCTTGGGAGTTGTCAAAGAGTCCATTAACAAGCAGACCTTTTTGTTTCCCAACCCTGAGGAAGGAGGCTGGACATTTTCTGGAATCAGAAGCCTATTCGAACAGCATTATTTTCCCAACACTCGTAACCCCCTAGCAGATCCCGTGTACCTGAGCCAGAGGCCCCAGACAGTTGGTGTGTTTGTCGATTATGAGAAGGGAGAGGTCTCCTTCTATGACGTGGACACCAGGACTCTGATCTACTCCTTCACAGGCTGTACCTTCTTTGAGACCGCACCAGCACTGAAGACTCTTCTTTACACTTTGGCTGGCACTTCCTTAAGTAACAGACCGAAGCTCTACCctatttttggtttgtttggagATCATGACGATTCGCTCATAATCACTCCAGTAGGCCACACAGATTGA